From a region of the Podospora pseudopauciseta strain CBS 411.78 chromosome 7 map unlocalized CBS411.78m_7, whole genome shotgun sequence genome:
- the PAM18 gene encoding mitochondrial import inner membrane translocase subunit TIM14 (COG:O; EggNog:ENOG503P48T), whose product MSKAPAQTPQTSSQQTRKPESEMSAVAIGAGVAVAAFLGRAGLVAWRRSRGGVGALGKAFYKGGFEPRMNKREAALILSLQESSITKDKVRKAHRTLMLLNHPDRGGSPYLATKVNEAKEFLEKTTSS is encoded by the exons ATGTCCAAAGCCCCCGCGCAGACACCCCAAACCTCGTCTCAACAAACCCGCAAACCCGAATCCGAAATGTCCGCAGTAGCCATCGGCGCAGGAGTAGCAGTTGCTGCCTTCCTC GGCAGAGCAGGCCTCGTAGCCTGGCGTCGCTCCCGCGGCGGCGTCGGCGCCCTCGGCAAAGCCTTTTACAAGGGCGGCTTCGAGCCCAGGATGAACAAGCGCGAGGCGGCGCTGATCCTGTCGCTTCAGGAGAGCTCCATCACAAAGGACAAGGTCAGGAAGGCGCACAGGACGCTGATGCTGCTCAACCATCCTGATCGCGGGGGGAGTCCGTACTTGGCGACCAAGGTGAATGAGGCGAAGGAGTTTTTGGAGAAGACTACTTCTTCGTAG
- a CDS encoding uncharacterized protein (EggNog:ENOG503P8XS): MSDDVFRRTGRGGAGNYYSKKDIEDVQKASEASADLEAQADLTNTATTIQQQPAPVPYSRGGRGGAGNFYGAADTAASAKQQSEDAERTKKAVAASIAARQKTGGTGRGGAGNYGAAAIPGADLPTPEDEQRKKLAEEEMEMKVLKEVEDQLGKPPGAYHRPGPEE; encoded by the exons ATGTCCGACGACGTATTTCGCCGTACGGGCCGTGGTGGGGCTGGCAACTATTACAGCAAGAAGGATATAGAGGATGTCCAGAAGGCTTCGGAGGCTTCTGCT GACCTCGAAGCCCAAGCCGACCTCACCAacactgccaccaccatccagcaacaacccgCCCCCGTTCCCTATTCCCGCggcggcagaggaggagccggCAACTTCTACGGCGCAGCAGACACGGCTGCCTCGGCCAAGCAGCAGTCCGAAGACGCGGAGCGCACCAAAAAGGCCGTCGCCGCAAGCATAGCAGCCCGTCAAAAGACCGGCGGGACTGGCCGTGGTGGGGCAGGTAATTACGGAGCGGCTGCCATCCCAGGGGCGGACTTGCCGACGCCGGAAGACGAGCAGCGGAAAaagttggcggaggaggagatggagatgaaggtgCTAAAGGAAGTCGAAGATCAACTGGGCAAGCCGCCGGGGGCATACCATAGGCCTGGGCCGGAGGAGTGA